A window of the Streptomyces sp. Ag109_O5-10 genome harbors these coding sequences:
- a CDS encoding phosphoketolase has product MSKVEHQAATVLSDDEVRTLDAHWRAANYLAAGQIYLMSNPLLTEPLRPEHIKPRLLGHWGTSPGLNLVYTHLNRVIRARGLDALCVWGPGHGGPSVLANSWLEGSYSETYPDVSRDAAGMGLLFRQFSFPGGVPSHVAPETPGSIHEGGELGYSLSHAYGAALDNPDLLVACVIGDGEAETGPLAASWHSNKFLDPVRDGAVLPILHLNGYKIANPTVLARLPESELDELLRGYGHEPIHVTGDDPHEVHRAMAAAMDDALDRIAVMQRSAREEGISERVHWPVIVLRTPKGWTGPAEVDGVPVEGTWRAHQVPLAGVRENPEHLRQLEAWLRSYRPEELFGPDGRPVADVLACVPEGERRLGASPHANGGLLVRDLPLADLDEFAVPVDKPGTALHEPTRVLGDLLEQVMKDTGARRDFRLVGPDETASNRLQAVYGASGKAWQAELLPVDEHLDRHGRVMEILSEHTCQGWLEGYLLTGRHGLFSCYEAFVHIVDSMVNQHIKWLKTSRQLSWRAPIASLNYLLTSHVWRQDHNGFSHQDPGFVDHVLNKSPEVVRVYLPPDANTLLSVADHALRSRDYVNVIVAGKQPCFDWLSMDEARVHCARGAGIWEWAGTGDGTREPDVVLACAGDVPTQEVLAAAQLLRRQLPQLVVRVVNVVDMTRLLPKDEHPHGMSDFEYDGLFTADKPVIFAYHGYPWLIHRLTYRRTGHQHLHVRGYKESGTTTTPFDMVVRNDLDRYRLVMDVIDRVPGLAVRAAAVRQQMADARTRHRAWIREHGTDLPEVADWTWNG; this is encoded by the coding sequence ATGTCCAAGGTCGAACACCAGGCCGCCACCGTACTGTCCGACGACGAAGTGCGCACCCTGGACGCGCACTGGCGTGCCGCCAACTACCTGGCGGCGGGCCAGATCTATCTGATGTCCAACCCGCTGCTGACCGAGCCGCTGCGCCCCGAGCACATCAAGCCCCGGCTGCTCGGCCACTGGGGCACCTCGCCCGGCCTGAACCTCGTGTACACCCACCTCAACCGGGTGATCCGGGCCCGCGGCCTGGACGCGCTGTGCGTGTGGGGGCCGGGTCACGGGGGTCCGTCCGTGCTGGCCAACTCCTGGCTGGAGGGCAGCTACAGCGAGACCTACCCCGACGTGTCCCGTGACGCGGCGGGGATGGGCCTGCTGTTCCGTCAGTTCTCCTTCCCGGGCGGGGTGCCCAGCCACGTGGCCCCCGAGACGCCGGGCTCGATCCACGAGGGCGGCGAGCTCGGCTACTCCCTCTCCCACGCCTACGGCGCGGCGCTCGACAACCCGGACCTGCTGGTGGCCTGTGTGATCGGGGACGGCGAGGCGGAGACCGGGCCGCTGGCCGCCTCCTGGCATTCGAACAAGTTCCTCGACCCGGTCCGTGACGGCGCCGTCCTGCCGATCCTGCACCTGAACGGCTACAAGATCGCGAACCCGACCGTGCTGGCCCGCCTGCCCGAGTCCGAACTGGACGAACTGCTGCGCGGCTACGGCCACGAGCCGATCCACGTCACGGGCGACGACCCGCACGAGGTCCACCGGGCCATGGCGGCGGCGATGGACGACGCGCTGGACAGGATCGCCGTGATGCAGCGCTCGGCGCGTGAGGAGGGGATCAGCGAGCGCGTGCACTGGCCGGTGATCGTGCTGCGGACGCCGAAGGGCTGGACGGGGCCGGCCGAGGTGGACGGTGTCCCCGTCGAGGGCACCTGGCGGGCCCACCAGGTTCCGCTGGCCGGCGTCCGCGAGAACCCCGAGCACCTGCGGCAGCTGGAGGCGTGGCTGCGGTCCTACCGGCCCGAGGAGCTCTTCGGGCCCGACGGGCGGCCGGTCGCCGACGTGCTGGCCTGCGTCCCCGAGGGAGAGCGGCGTCTGGGCGCGTCGCCCCACGCCAACGGCGGGCTGCTCGTCCGCGACCTGCCCCTGGCCGACCTCGACGAGTTCGCCGTCCCCGTCGACAAGCCCGGTACGGCCCTGCACGAACCCACCCGGGTCCTCGGCGACCTGCTGGAGCAGGTCATGAAGGACACCGGGGCGCGCCGGGACTTCCGCCTGGTGGGCCCGGACGAGACCGCCTCCAACCGGCTCCAGGCCGTCTACGGCGCCAGTGGGAAGGCCTGGCAGGCCGAACTGCTGCCGGTGGACGAGCACCTGGACCGGCACGGCCGGGTGATGGAGATCCTCTCCGAACACACCTGCCAGGGCTGGCTGGAGGGCTATCTCCTCACCGGCCGGCACGGGCTGTTCTCCTGCTACGAGGCGTTCGTGCACATCGTCGACTCGATGGTCAACCAGCACATCAAGTGGCTCAAGACGTCCAGGCAGTTGTCCTGGCGGGCGCCCATCGCCTCCCTCAACTACCTGCTCACGTCCCATGTCTGGCGCCAGGACCACAACGGGTTCTCGCACCAGGACCCCGGGTTCGTCGACCACGTCCTCAACAAGAGCCCGGAGGTCGTCCGCGTCTACCTGCCGCCGGACGCCAACACCCTGCTCTCGGTGGCGGACCACGCGCTGCGCAGCCGGGACTACGTCAACGTGATCGTGGCCGGCAAGCAGCCCTGCTTCGACTGGCTCTCCATGGACGAGGCCCGCGTGCACTGCGCGCGCGGTGCCGGGATCTGGGAGTGGGCCGGAACCGGGGACGGCACCCGCGAGCCCGACGTGGTGCTGGCCTGCGCCGGTGACGTGCCCACCCAGGAGGTGCTCGCCGCCGCCCAGCTGCTGCGCCGGCAGCTGCCGCAGCTGGTCGTGCGGGTGGTGAACGTCGTCGACATGACGAGGCTGCTCCCGAAGGACGAGCACCCGCACGGGATGAGCGACTTCGAGTACGACGGCCTGTTCACCGCCGACAAGCCGGTGATCTTCGCCTACCACGGCTACCCCTGGCTGATCCACCGTCTCACCTACCGCCGCACCGGGCACCAGCACCTGCACGTGCGCGGTTACAAGGAGTCGGGGACCACCACCACGCCGTTCGACATGGTCGTCCGCAACGACCTGGACCGCTACCGG
- the ppk2 gene encoding polyphosphate kinase 2: protein MAGKQAAELPRKVYEAELLRLQTELVKLQEWVRATGARLVVIFEGRDAAGKGGTIKRVTEHLNPRIARIAALPKPTERERTQWYFQRYVEHLPAAGEIVLFDRSWYNRAGVERVMGFCTKEEYQLFLRHCPIFERMLVESGILLRKYWFSVSDTEQQDRFRKRLEDPLRRWKLSPMDLESITHWEAYSRAKDEMLVHTDVSDAPWYLVESDDKRRARLNMMAHLLSTVPYHDVPPPVLELPKRPPSTGYERPPRDLQTYVPDHAAGL, encoded by the coding sequence ATGGCCGGCAAGCAGGCGGCGGAGCTGCCGCGCAAGGTGTACGAGGCGGAACTGCTCCGGTTGCAGACCGAGTTGGTGAAACTGCAGGAATGGGTGCGGGCCACGGGTGCACGTCTTGTAGTGATCTTCGAGGGACGGGACGCGGCCGGTAAAGGCGGGACGATCAAACGGGTGACAGAGCACCTCAATCCGCGGATCGCCCGGATCGCGGCGCTGCCGAAGCCCACCGAGCGCGAGCGCACCCAGTGGTACTTCCAGCGGTACGTGGAGCATCTCCCGGCGGCCGGGGAGATCGTGCTGTTCGACCGGTCCTGGTACAACCGGGCCGGCGTCGAACGCGTCATGGGTTTCTGTACGAAGGAGGAGTACCAGCTCTTCCTGCGGCACTGCCCGATCTTCGAGCGGATGCTGGTCGAGTCCGGGATCCTGCTGCGCAAGTACTGGTTCTCGGTGAGCGACACCGAGCAGCAGGACCGGTTCCGCAAGCGCCTCGAGGATCCGCTGCGGCGCTGGAAGCTGTCGCCGATGGACCTGGAGTCGATCACCCACTGGGAGGCGTACTCCCGGGCGAAGGACGAGATGCTGGTCCACACGGACGTCTCGGACGCGCCCTGGTACCTCGTGGAGAGCGACGACAAGCGCCGGGCCCGGCTGAACATGATGGCCCACCTGCTGTCGACCGTGCCGTACCACGACGTGCCGCCGCCGGTGCTGGAACTCCCGAAGCGGCCGCCGTCGACCGGCTACGAGCGGCCGCCGAGGGATCTGCAGACCTACGTCCCCGACCACGCGGCGGGCCTCTGA
- a CDS encoding SulP family inorganic anion transporter, producing the protein MTHGSGGHPGWHRLVPGLVSLFGYRRAWLKGDLLAGVTVAAYLVPQVMAYAGVAGLPPVAGLWAILPASALYTVFGSSRLLSVGPESTTALMTATVVAPLAAGDPGRYAVLAAGLAATVGLLCLVARAVRLGFLADLLSRPVLIGYLAGVALIMVVDQLPKLTGVPGAGTEFFPQLWSFFTHLGEAHAATVVFSATTLLFLLVVRRYFRVLPGPLLAVVLGTAAVVAFDLDDRYGIRVIGTVPAGLPDLAVPDPAELPGLVLPALGVLLVAYTDFILTARAFAGRGPEEGPGLDADQEFLALGAANLGASVVHGFPVSSSASRTALATSAGARSQAHSLVAGALVLAVLLFLSPLLTRTPAAVLGALVVYAATRMTDLAGFRRLAAFRRRELLLALGCLAGVLALDILYGVLVAVGLSVAELLTRVARPHDAVEGLVPGVAGMHDVDDYPTARTIPGLLVYRYDSPLFFANAENFHRRALAAVDEQTKPVRWFLLNTEANVEVDITALDAVDTLRRELTARGVVFALARVKQDLLESLEAYGLADTVGHDRIFPTLPTAVTAYRAWLAAQPDG; encoded by the coding sequence ATGACCCACGGCAGTGGCGGACACCCGGGGTGGCACCGGCTCGTGCCCGGACTCGTCTCGCTGTTCGGCTACCGGCGCGCCTGGCTGAAGGGGGACCTGCTGGCCGGGGTGACCGTCGCCGCCTACCTGGTGCCGCAGGTCATGGCGTACGCCGGGGTGGCCGGGCTGCCCCCGGTCGCCGGTCTGTGGGCGATCCTGCCCGCGTCGGCCCTGTACACGGTGTTCGGCTCCTCGCGGCTGCTGTCGGTCGGACCGGAGTCGACGACCGCTCTGATGACGGCCACCGTGGTCGCCCCGCTCGCCGCCGGCGACCCCGGCCGGTACGCCGTCCTGGCGGCTGGCCTCGCCGCCACGGTCGGCCTGCTCTGCCTGGTCGCGCGGGCCGTCCGCCTGGGGTTCCTGGCGGACCTGCTCTCCCGCCCGGTCCTGATCGGCTACCTGGCCGGTGTCGCCCTGATCATGGTCGTGGACCAGTTGCCCAAACTCACCGGGGTACCGGGCGCAGGGACCGAGTTCTTCCCCCAGCTCTGGTCGTTCTTCACCCACCTGGGCGAAGCCCACGCGGCGACCGTGGTCTTCTCCGCGACGACGCTGCTCTTCCTCCTCGTCGTCAGGCGGTACTTCCGGGTGCTCCCCGGCCCGCTGCTGGCCGTGGTCCTGGGCACGGCGGCCGTGGTGGCGTTCGACCTCGACGACCGTTACGGCATCAGGGTCATCGGGACCGTCCCGGCGGGTCTGCCCGATCTCGCCGTGCCCGACCCGGCCGAGCTGCCCGGCCTGGTGCTCCCCGCGCTCGGCGTCCTCCTGGTGGCGTACACGGACTTCATCCTCACCGCCCGTGCCTTCGCCGGCCGCGGCCCCGAGGAGGGTCCCGGGCTCGACGCCGACCAGGAGTTCCTGGCGCTCGGCGCGGCCAACCTCGGCGCGAGCGTCGTGCACGGCTTCCCGGTGAGCAGCAGTGCCAGCCGCACCGCCCTGGCCACCTCGGCGGGCGCCCGCAGCCAGGCGCACTCCCTGGTCGCCGGCGCCCTCGTGCTCGCGGTCCTGCTCTTCCTCAGTCCCCTCCTGACCCGGACGCCCGCGGCGGTGCTCGGCGCCCTGGTCGTCTACGCGGCGACCCGCATGACCGACCTGGCCGGCTTCCGCCGACTGGCCGCCTTCCGCCGCCGCGAACTGCTTCTCGCGCTCGGCTGCCTGGCCGGGGTCCTCGCCCTGGACATCCTGTACGGCGTGCTGGTCGCCGTCGGCCTGTCGGTGGCCGAGCTGCTGACCCGGGTGGCCCGCCCGCACGACGCGGTCGAGGGCCTGGTACCCGGCGTGGCCGGCATGCACGACGTCGACGACTACCCCACCGCCCGCACGATCCCCGGTCTCCTGGTCTACCGCTACGACTCGCCCCTGTTCTTCGCCAACGCGGAGAACTTCCACCGCCGGGCCCTGGCCGCCGTCGACGAGCAGACCAAGCCGGTCCGCTGGTTCCTCCTGAACACCGAGGCCAACGTGGAGGTCGACATCACCGCCCTGGACGCGGTGGACACCCTGCGCCGCGAACTGACCGCGCGCGGTGTCGTCTTCGCACTCGCCCGGGTGAAGCAGGACCTGCTGGAGAGCCTGGAGGCGTACGGCCTCGCCGACACGGTCGGCCACGACCGCATCTTCCCGACGCTGCCGACGGCGGTGACGGCCTACCGCGCGTGGCTGGCGGCACAGCCGGACGGGTGA
- a CDS encoding Crp/Fnr family transcriptional regulator, with product MNTPSTLSMPRVLPADRQQQLMRHARKVTFPQGTRLFEEGGHADRFWIIRTGRVELDMHVPGRRAAVIESLGHNELVGWSWLFAPPVWHLGAEATTPVRAYEFDAATVLALCREDPALGNAVSQWVGQVLAHRLRAARKRLLDLYAPYGAGAGV from the coding sequence ATGAACACCCCGTCGACCCTCAGCATGCCGCGCGTCCTGCCCGCCGACCGGCAGCAGCAGCTGATGCGCCACGCCCGGAAGGTGACCTTCCCGCAGGGCACACGGCTCTTCGAGGAGGGTGGCCACGCCGACCGGTTCTGGATCATCCGTACCGGCCGCGTCGAACTCGACATGCACGTCCCGGGCCGCCGCGCGGCCGTCATAGAGAGCCTCGGGCACAACGAGCTCGTCGGCTGGTCCTGGCTGTTCGCACCCCCCGTGTGGCACCTGGGCGCCGAGGCCACCACGCCGGTGCGCGCCTACGAGTTCGACGCCGCGACCGTCCTGGCCCTGTGCCGGGAGGATCCGGCCCTGGGCAACGCGGTCAGCCAGTGGGTGGGCCAGGTGCTCGCGCACCGCCTGCGCGCGGCCCGCAAACGGCTGCTGGACCTCTACGCCCCGTACGGCGCCGGCGCGGGCGTCTGA
- a CDS encoding response regulator transcription factor, which translates to MAEPRTFSEQDPIRVFLLDDHEVVRRGITDLLDAEPDITVVGDAGTVQHALARGPALRPHVAVLDVRLPDGDGITVCRELRDKMPGLACLMLTSFDDEEALLDAIMAGASGYVLKQIKGSDLVSAVRTVASGQSMLDPATTARLMRSLRADPAETPSTPPELAGLSPRERDILALIGDGLTNREIGKKLYLSEKTVKNHISRLLAKLGVQRRVQAAVLATHLEQPENGGHPAT; encoded by the coding sequence ATGGCAGAGCCGCGCACCTTCTCGGAGCAGGACCCGATCCGCGTGTTCCTGCTGGACGACCACGAGGTCGTCCGGCGCGGCATCACCGACCTGCTCGACGCGGAACCCGACATCACGGTCGTCGGCGACGCCGGCACCGTCCAGCACGCCCTCGCCCGCGGCCCCGCCCTGCGCCCGCACGTCGCCGTCCTCGACGTCCGCCTGCCCGACGGCGACGGCATCACCGTCTGCCGGGAACTACGCGACAAGATGCCCGGCCTCGCCTGCCTCATGCTCACCTCCTTCGACGACGAGGAAGCCCTCCTCGACGCGATCATGGCCGGCGCCTCCGGCTACGTCCTCAAACAGATCAAGGGCTCCGACCTGGTCTCCGCGGTCCGCACCGTCGCCTCCGGCCAGTCCATGCTCGACCCCGCCACCACCGCCCGCCTCATGCGCTCCCTGCGCGCCGACCCCGCCGAGACCCCGTCCACGCCACCCGAACTGGCCGGCCTCTCCCCCCGCGAACGCGACATCCTCGCCCTCATCGGCGACGGCCTCACCAACCGCGAGATCGGCAAGAAGCTCTACCTCTCCGAGAAGACCGTCAAGAACCACATCTCCCGCCTCCTCGCCAAACTCGGCGTCCAGCGCCGCGTCCAGGCCGCCGTCCTCGCCACCCACCTCGAACAGCCGGAGAACGGGGGCCACCCGGCGACGTAG
- a CDS encoding WxL protein peptidoglycan domain-containing protein has protein sequence MHAPVNRRKATVSALVRALALALLLAYAISGVGVGPARAADGDVTWTVRTAANGYGDDRSSYSYNVNPGGQVKDAMVVVNRSKTPLRLALYAADGYTTATGQLDLLTKDKKSVGIGAWVHADRSSVVIKPGKSAQIPFIVAVPANATPGDHVGGILTSLKQADDAAGINVDRRLGIRVKLRVSGALEPKLAIENLQVDYSGSLNPIAKGDAIVTYTIHNTGNATLSARQTVSVTGPFGWPRTNADDSTALPELLPGERRQVKLPVHDVAPAVHLAATATLTPLLTDAAGSTTSLGPVKATAHGWAVPWTLLVFLVMVIAAVVGGLLLARRARARRTQREDARVASAVEQALREDGTRNAPPGTRD, from the coding sequence ATGCACGCACCCGTAAACCGTCGGAAGGCCACCGTCAGCGCGCTCGTCCGTGCTCTCGCCCTGGCCCTGCTCCTCGCCTACGCGATATCCGGCGTGGGCGTCGGACCCGCGCGCGCCGCGGACGGCGACGTCACCTGGACGGTCAGAACGGCCGCGAACGGGTACGGCGACGACCGGTCCAGCTACAGCTACAACGTGAACCCCGGCGGCCAGGTCAAGGACGCCATGGTCGTCGTCAACCGCAGCAAGACCCCGCTACGCCTGGCGCTCTACGCCGCCGACGGCTACACCACAGCCACGGGCCAGCTCGACCTGCTCACCAAGGACAAGAAGTCCGTCGGTATCGGCGCCTGGGTCCACGCCGACCGCAGCAGCGTCGTGATCAAGCCCGGCAAGTCCGCGCAGATACCCTTCATCGTCGCCGTACCGGCCAACGCGACGCCCGGCGACCACGTGGGAGGCATCCTCACCTCGCTGAAGCAGGCCGACGACGCCGCCGGCATCAACGTGGACCGCCGCCTCGGCATCCGGGTCAAGCTGCGGGTCAGCGGCGCACTCGAACCGAAGCTCGCGATCGAGAACCTGCAGGTCGACTACTCCGGCTCGCTCAATCCGATCGCCAAAGGCGACGCCATCGTCACCTACACCATCCACAACACCGGCAACGCCACCCTGTCGGCCCGCCAGACCGTCTCCGTCACGGGTCCGTTCGGCTGGCCGCGCACGAACGCCGACGACAGCACCGCCCTGCCGGAACTGCTCCCCGGTGAACGCCGGCAGGTGAAACTGCCCGTCCACGATGTCGCCCCCGCCGTGCACCTGGCCGCGACCGCGACCCTCACCCCCCTCCTCACCGATGCGGCGGGCTCGACCACCTCACTGGGCCCGGTCAAGGCCACGGCCCACGGCTGGGCCGTCCCGTGGACGCTCCTCGTATTCCTGGTCATGGTGATCGCGGCCGTCGTCGGCGGTCTTCTCCTCGCCCGCCGCGCCCGCGCGCGCCGGACGCAGCGTGAGGACGCTCGCGTGGCGAGCGCCGTCGAACAGGCACTCCGCGAGGACGGCACACGGAACGCACCGCCCGGGACGAGGGACTGA
- a CDS encoding metallophosphoesterase family protein encodes MRSSNSSQASGPARRRVAVGATAALLGLTVALGGTLATPAGAADGATLSGIVLGVGSNESQRTVTWYSATDTAQKVQVVPTAQLVNGEFPAGAATFDALGAANIASSGGFNRHATITGLKENTAYSYRVGSEGNWSSAYSFKTQDFEGDYDFLFYGDPQIGSSGDLAQDQAGWQDTVDVSLKANPDAELLVSGGDQVESANNESQWNAFLAPDGLRQYPWAATIGNHDVGGKAYEQHFATPNTDNSALYYKDGATSTTSGGDYWYIYKDVLFIDLNSNSYDEAKGGGDAAHTAYVTDVINKHGNEAKWKVLVYHHAIYSPASHAKDSDNKKRRVDFPTTFSKLGVDLVLQGHDHSYSRSYLIKNGEKANPAEQPGAADVYPGPGGVLYVTGNSASGSKYYDITTPDNSGTTGAGNGADPLNPKNYWYNSVQNQEHVRSYVKVQVRNDKLVVENLRSGTCAAPNSDAAPCNNSPAGQPVGSVVDKVTVHPYHGDKQDLQVNVPNPAPGEFGWTIDGYNGLVDLGTAVEKNGDHFEAGGKINPILVSDTRRSLAPWSVSANVSDFRDADKTFSGSYLGWTPYVLDGGAGAKAGDPVASGYDGNGAGLSVSRGIGSAVQGHARGTAKLGADLDLKIPDTVTKGGYRATLTITALSS; translated from the coding sequence ATGAGATCGAGCAACTCCTCGCAGGCCTCGGGGCCTGCGCGGCGCCGTGTGGCCGTAGGCGCCACGGCGGCACTTCTCGGCTTGACCGTGGCCCTCGGCGGCACCCTGGCAACCCCCGCCGGTGCCGCAGACGGCGCCACGCTCAGCGGCATCGTCCTCGGTGTGGGCTCGAACGAGTCCCAGCGCACCGTGACTTGGTACTCCGCCACGGACACGGCCCAGAAGGTCCAGGTCGTCCCGACCGCACAGCTCGTCAACGGCGAGTTCCCGGCCGGCGCGGCCACCTTCGACGCCCTGGGCGCGGCGAACATCGCCTCCAGCGGCGGTTTCAACCGCCACGCGACGATCACCGGCCTGAAGGAGAACACGGCCTACTCCTACCGTGTGGGCAGCGAGGGCAACTGGTCCTCGGCATACTCCTTCAAGACGCAGGACTTCGAGGGCGACTACGACTTCCTGTTCTACGGCGACCCGCAGATCGGTTCGTCCGGCGACCTCGCCCAGGACCAGGCCGGCTGGCAGGACACGGTCGACGTCTCGCTGAAGGCCAACCCCGACGCCGAACTCCTGGTGTCGGGTGGCGACCAGGTCGAAAGCGCCAACAACGAGTCCCAGTGGAACGCCTTCCTCGCGCCCGACGGCCTGCGCCAGTACCCGTGGGCCGCCACCATCGGCAACCACGACGTGGGCGGCAAGGCCTACGAACAGCACTTCGCCACGCCGAACACCGACAACTCGGCGCTCTACTACAAGGACGGGGCGACGTCCACCACGTCCGGCGGTGACTACTGGTACATCTACAAGGATGTCCTGTTCATCGACCTCAACAGCAACAGCTACGACGAGGCGAAGGGCGGCGGCGACGCGGCCCACACCGCCTACGTCACCGACGTCATCAACAAGCACGGCAACGAGGCCAAGTGGAAGGTCCTCGTCTACCACCACGCGATCTACTCGCCGGCCAGCCACGCCAAGGACAGCGACAACAAGAAGCGGCGCGTCGACTTCCCGACAACGTTTTCCAAGCTCGGCGTCGACCTGGTGCTCCAGGGCCACGACCACAGCTATTCCCGTAGCTACCTGATCAAGAACGGCGAGAAGGCGAACCCGGCCGAGCAGCCCGGCGCCGCCGACGTCTACCCCGGTCCCGGCGGTGTCCTCTACGTGACGGGCAACTCGGCCTCGGGCTCGAAGTACTACGACATCACCACGCCGGACAACAGCGGGACGACCGGTGCGGGCAACGGTGCCGACCCGCTCAACCCGAAGAACTACTGGTACAACTCGGTCCAGAACCAGGAGCACGTCCGCTCCTACGTGAAGGTCCAGGTGCGGAACGACAAGCTCGTCGTCGAGAACCTCCGCAGCGGTACCTGCGCGGCCCCCAACTCGGATGCCGCGCCGTGCAACAACAGCCCCGCCGGCCAGCCCGTGGGCTCGGTCGTCGACAAGGTGACGGTGCACCCTTACCACGGTGACAAGCAGGACCTCCAGGTCAACGTTCCCAACCCGGCTCCCGGCGAGTTCGGCTGGACGATCGACGGCTACAACGGCCTGGTGGACCTCGGCACCGCCGTGGAGAAGAACGGCGACCACTTCGAGGCCGGCGGCAAGATCAATCCGATCCTGGTGTCGGACACCCGCCGTTCGCTCGCCCCGTGGTCGGTCTCGGCCAACGTGAGCGACTTCCGGGACGCCGACAAGACGTTCTCCGGTTCCTACCTCGGCTGGACGCCGTACGTCCTCGACGGCGGCGCGGGTGCCAAGGCCGGCGACCCCGTGGCCTCCGGCTACGACGGCAACGGCGCGGGTCTGTCCGTCTCGCGCGGCATCGGCTCGGCGGTCCAGGGCCACGCCCGTGGCACCGCCAAGCTCGGTGCCGACCTGGACCTGAAGATCCCGGACACCGTCACCAAGGGCGGTTACCGCGCCACCCTGACGATCACCGCTCTCAGCAGCTGA
- a CDS encoding HupE/UreJ family protein, producing the protein MSHRVRRALVGLTATVIAFLCAGQRSALAHGFTSTVYAHLAPSEGGRLRTTLELEYDLFVVSAADSEHDESLFREGTSAFESGDAGEQAAALEAHTRSAVSYVTERFSVTAAGKACTPSQAGGFRTGEREGVPYVTLPLDWACPGGAGEQSVRSELFPDAEGYVKGVKTIVTYGIDGRSGSAALDAVHPSFSLAQAWYERFWEFFRLGAEHLLTGIDHILFLLALIAGSRRPREIVLAATSFTLAHSVTFMLAALGLVDVPREIVEPVIALSIAVVAGWYLWRICRRGDHAMDLAPAGRRHFDLDRAGWMRLGVVFCFGLVHGLGFAGALGIEAAWSWTLLWSLLVFNTGIEAVQLAIIAVVFPLLLRLRRRSRRAGLWVTGAISVGVSVMGLVWFVQRLSGF; encoded by the coding sequence ATGTCACATCGAGTCCGTCGCGCCCTCGTCGGGCTCACGGCAACGGTGATCGCCTTCCTGTGCGCAGGGCAGCGGTCCGCTCTTGCGCACGGGTTCACCTCGACCGTGTACGCCCACCTTGCCCCGTCCGAGGGAGGCCGACTGCGGACGACGCTGGAGTTGGAGTACGACCTGTTCGTCGTGTCCGCCGCCGACTCCGAGCACGACGAATCCCTCTTCCGTGAAGGAACGAGCGCCTTTGAGTCCGGTGACGCCGGCGAGCAGGCCGCGGCGCTGGAGGCCCACACGAGGTCGGCCGTGTCGTACGTGACCGAGCGCTTCTCGGTCACCGCCGCCGGCAAGGCCTGCACGCCTTCGCAGGCAGGGGGTTTCAGGACGGGGGAGCGGGAGGGCGTTCCGTACGTGACGCTCCCGCTCGACTGGGCCTGTCCCGGTGGGGCTGGTGAGCAGTCGGTGCGCAGCGAACTGTTTCCGGACGCCGAGGGCTACGTCAAGGGTGTCAAGACGATCGTCACCTACGGGATCGACGGTCGCTCCGGCAGCGCGGCCCTCGACGCCGTGCATCCGTCGTTCTCCCTCGCGCAGGCCTGGTACGAGCGGTTCTGGGAGTTCTTCCGACTGGGTGCCGAGCACCTGCTCACGGGGATCGACCACATCCTGTTCCTGCTCGCGCTCATCGCGGGTTCCCGGCGCCCGCGGGAGATCGTGCTCGCGGCCACGAGCTTCACCCTGGCGCACTCCGTGACGTTCATGCTGGCCGCACTGGGCCTGGTCGACGTGCCCCGGGAGATCGTGGAGCCGGTCATCGCGTTGTCCATCGCCGTGGTCGCCGGCTGGTACCTGTGGCGGATCTGCCGCCGAGGTGACCACGCGATGGACCTGGCGCCTGCGGGGCGGCGCCACTTCGACCTGGACCGGGCGGGCTGGATGCGGCTGGGCGTCGTGTTCTGCTTCGGGCTCGTGCACGGCCTGGGCTTCGCGGGCGCGTTGGGGATCGAGGCGGCGTGGTCGTGGACGCTGCTGTGGTCGCTGCTGGTGTTCAACACGGGTATCGAGGCGGTCCAGCTGGCGATCATCGCCGTGGTCTTCCCGCTCCTCCTCCGGCTGCGACGCCGTTCGCGCAGGGCCGGCCTGTGGGTCACAGGGGCGATATCTGTCGGTGTTTCCGTCATGGGCCTGGTGTGGTTTGTGCAACGGCTGTCCGGATTCTGA